The Thermomicrobiales bacterium DNA segment CATCAAGGGTTCCCAGCAAGTCGCCGGTGCTCGTCAAGGTGGTGATTCCGGAACCCAGCTCGAATGGACCGCTCATCTCGGTATCGACGATGCCATCTCGCCAAATGATGGTCGGCACGCTCAACTGAACGCTCTGTGCCTGCTCCTCGGTGATGAAGCCCTCGGTTTCGAATCCAAGGCCCAGGGCCGTGCCATGATCGTCCAGTTGATGTCCGTTGACGTTCATTCCGGTGTACGGACCGACGTCGAGATAGCTCATCGCCAGGTCCGCATCCCAGATGGTGGGCATCATGATCCCACCACTCACCGTGTCCCCAATGATGGTCCCGGCATTGTTGATATCCCTGGCCCCCCCTCGCCAGTTCGTTCCGTTGGCAAAGACGAACTCGTTGCTCACGAAAAACGAAACGATCTCGTATCGCGGTAGTTCTTGCTGAATCAGCCGAACCCTGCGCGCTGCAGCTCCCTTGTGCGGGCGCCGCATTCCCAACATGCCCAATGCCGATGCGGAGACCGCACCTTTCAAGAATGTTCGCCGGTGCATTCGTGACTCCTTGCCTTGTCGCGTTTCGGTTTCGATCACCGCTGACACCCACGGTGTCACCAGTAATCGATCTCCGCGTTGCTCCACGACACAGCAAATGCGTGCGCTGCGGCACAGCTGGACAGCGTGAACGAAGAAGCACCGAGGCGAGCGATCGCCCCGGTGCTTCATCTCGCTGCTCGTTCGCGGAGCCGGTCTACCGCTTGCGGCGGCTTCGTCGACGAGGCGCCGGGGCGCTCGTTTCGGAGACTGCTACGACTTCGGTCTCGTCGACTTCCACTACCTGGGAGCGTTTCGCCGGTCCGGCTGCGGCAGGCTCCGGCGACTTGTCCATCAGGAAGAAGTCATAGAGCACCGCGGCCACCAATCCGCCCAGAACCGGGCCCACGATCCAGACCCAGGCGTTCGCCCAATCTTGCTGGATCACCGCCGGCCCAAACCAGCGAATGGGGTTCATGGCCGCGCCGCTCGCCGCCACACCGGCCATGTTCCCGATCGCGATCGTGATACCGATGGCCAGCGGGGCGACCCATCGGCCGATCGAACGCTTGTCGACCGCGGTGCCGAAGATCACCAGCACCAGGAAGAAGGTCAGAATCGCCTCCATCGCAAGTGCATTGCTGGCGGTCAGATCGACTGCTGGATCGGCCACAATCGACGTTCCCACTGTCGGCAACCCGAGGTTCACCCGGTTCCGGTCGACATCGAGATACGCCAGCGTGATCGCGCCAGCGCCAAGCACCGCGCCCACCATCTGGGCAACGATATAGGCCACGCCTTCGGCTACACCGATGCGCTTGGTCACCAACATGCCGGCCGTCACCGCCGGGTTGTAGTGCCCACCAGAAATGTGCCCCGCCGCGGCAACCATGACACCGATCGCCAGACCGGTCGCAATGCCGATGGCAACGATGTCTTGACCCTGCGTCAAGACAACCGCGCCGATCGAGAAGAAACAAAGCGCGAACGCGCCCAGCGCCTCCACGATCAATTTCTGAGCAATGTTCTCAGACAATCCACCCTCCTGTTGTGCTGCTGCCGGTGTGGCCACTCGACACCGTCCCGAGCCGCACGCTCCTTCAGGTTGACTATAGGGAACAGATGCTCGTTTCTGCAAGCGTTGCGCATGGCAAACAGTTGTCTCTCGGCGCCGAACGCACGAGATGCGGGCGCAAACGACGCGCCGAGGCCAGGCTTCGCTCTCCAGTGACGCGGCTGACGGCTACCCGATCCGGAACGTGATCGAATTCAGCAGCTCGCCATTCACGCGAACCGCTGCCGCGTAGGTGCCGGGAGGAACTCCGCCCGGCTGCCAGGCCGAGGTAAACCACCGTGGCCCGGTCGTGGTCGGCGCCTCCTGGTCCTGCGACGCCATCACGGCGCCATCCTCGTTCAGCCATTCGACCGTGATGATCTCACCGCCCAGGAGATTCGTCAGCCGAGCCGCCAGTATCACCTGCGAGTTCGACGAGACGGATTCCAGGTCGTTTGTGGGCGCCCCCGAACCATCCAGCGCGTTGGTGATCACCAGCTCTGACAACAGCGCGCGCGGGGTAAACGTTGCGGCCGGCGTGCCGGTCGGCCGCAGAAACGTATCGGCCAGTTGCGTCTTCTGCGCCTCGGGCACCTGTTGGGTCTTTTCCGCCTCTTGCGCCTCGAATCGCCGCTCGTCGCGCGAATCACCGGTCGAGCACGACACCACCAACAACACGACAAGCGCGGAGCCAATCGCCCCGCGCCAGCCATGCAGATTCCACTGAGACGCAGCCGAGCGATCAGCTCGGCGGGCGGTACTGTCCAAACGCGTCCTGATACTCGTCGGCCACGTCCATGGCCGTCTTGTGAACGTAGATGCGAGTCGTTTGCGGAGAGGCATGTCCAAGAATCGTTTGCACCGTCGATTCGCGCACCCGGCGGCGGACCATCTCGGTCGCCAGCCCGTGGCGGAACGAATGGGGCGTGACATCGCTTTCGATACCGAGCTCCCGGCAGAGCTGCGCCACGATGTGCTCCACCGTGCGCGGGCTGATGGCAGAACCCGGTTCGCCGACCTTGTCGCGTCCGCTAAAGGCAGGCAACCCGCCCGAGCCGCGAATGTCGTCCTCGCGATACTGCCAGTACGCGGTGACCGCCTGCGCGGTCTCGGCATCGAAGTGTACGGTACGGCTCTTGCCTCCCTTGGCCCGGTAGACATTCGCTGTTCCGTTCACCAGGTCGATATCCCGGCGCCGCAACGCGCACAGCTCGGAAACGCGCACCCCTGTCCGGAAGAGGAAAAGGATCATCGCCCGCACCTTCAGACGCCGCAACTCGAGATGCGGTTTCTCCGCCGGGTGCGTGTTCTTGACATGCTCGACGATCCGTTCCAGATCGGAAATGCGCACATCCGGCGGCGGTGGGGTGAAACGCGGCATCAACGCGGCAATGCGCACGCGCAAGCGATCGGTCGCCAGATTGGGATGCAAATCGTAGGCGGAAATGTATGCGCAGAACTTTCGCACCGCCGAAAGATTGTTCTGGGCGGTCCGCATGCGCGAGACCTCTTCCGGGGTGCGAATGTCGCTCGGAACGATCAACGTGGCAAACGAGGTCACATGTTCCGACGCCAAAACCGACACGGGCGCGGTCTTGGGATCGATCCCCTCGTGCTGCTCGATATGGCGCAAGAACTTGTCCAGCCCGTGCCGATAGGTCTTTTTCGACCGTGGCGCCAAGCGCATATCGCCAAAGAACATCTCAACCGCTGCCTGAATCGTTACCACGCCGTTACTTGGCGGCGGAGGATCGACAGCTCGCAGGTTTCGATCGAGCACCAGAGACATCGCACAAACTCCTCGTTCCGGGGTCCTTCCAAGCGTGTACGTACACTGTACGTTCACTTGCGCGATTCGTCAACTTTTTGCGAATTCCGCATTCAGAACGCCCGTCCCGGCTACCACCTTACTACGCTGTCACAGTTCGGGATCCAGCGTCCTGGGTCCAGAGAATCGAACCCGCGTGCCCGTAACCAGGAGGTGGGAGCCCCTTCACGATCGAATGAATGGAACGAGGAGCATCTCTGGACACTGGACGCAGGGCCCTGGACTCCCTCCCTCTCGTATCCTTACCCCAACAACCCAATCGGCCACGTGGAGGACTCACATACCCGATGCAGGTAGCGATTCAGCTCTATACCGTTCGCGACAAGACAGCCAGCGACATGATCGGCACAATCGCCAAACTGGGCGCCATTGGCTATCGCGCCGTCGAATTTGCAGGCTACGGCAATTCCGAGCCGGCGGCCATCCGTGAAGCGCTCGACAAGGCCGGGATCGCCGGGGTCGCCGCCCATGTCCCGCTCGCCCGCATCGACGGTGAGTTCGATACCGTGGTGAAGGAAATGCACACCATCGGCGCCAAACATCTCATCATCCCCTGGCTCGCGCCCGAGCAACGCACGCGGGCCGGATTCGACCACGTCATTGACACGTTGAACAAGCGAGCGCCCGAAGCACGCGACGCCGGTCTCCGTCTCGGCTACCACAACCACGATTTCGAGTTCATCAAGGATGAAGACGGCATCTTCCCCTTCGACCGGATCGCCAACAGCACCGATCCCAGTCTCGTCTCCCTCGAGATCGACGCCGGTTGGGTGCAATACGCCGGGCAGGATCCCGTGGCCGTCATCGAGCAATACGCCGCGCGTGTGCCCCTCATCCACGCCAAGGAAGAACAGGTCGATGGCGTCGAGGATCTTCCAGCGCCCGGTTCTGGCCCCATGCCGTGGAAAGCGATCGTGGCAGCCGGCAACGCCGCCGGCACGGAATACCTCATCGCCGAAGACGACCGCCCGCTCGACTCGATGAAGACTGCCCGATTGGCGTTCGAGAACCTGACCAAGCTCGTCAGTTGACACTCGTCCAGGGTCCCGCGGCCCAAATCCATGCACTGAACCCTGGCCCCTGGACACTGGACACTGGACACTGGACCCTGTGGAGACTCGCCATGCCTGACCGAACTGTTCTCATCGCCGGCGAATCCTGGATCATGCACACGATCCACCAGAAGGGATTCGACAGCTTCACGACCACCGCCTATGGCGAAGGGCATCAGTGGCTATCGGCTGCCCTCACCGCCGGTGGCTGGAACGTCACCCACCTGCCCAATCACCTCGCCAACGAGAAATTCCCCGCCACGGTCGCCGATATGGCGGCCTACGACCTCATCATCCTGAGCGACATCGGCGCCAACACGCTTCTCCTCCACCCGGACACCTTCGTGAAGTCCGCCGTCCTTCCGAATCGGCTCCAGGAGCTGCGCGACTATGTGGCCATCGGCGGTGGTCTCATCATGATCGGCGGCTATCTCACCTTCCAGGGCATCGAAGCGAAAGGAAACTACGCTGGCTCGCCCATCGAGGCCGCGCTTCCGGTCACGCTCCAAACGAGCGACGACCGGGTCGAGACGCCACAGGGAGTCAAACCAATCGTCATTGCCCCTGACCACGAAATCGCCACCGGTCTTCCAATCGAATGGCCGGTCCTGCTGGGATACAACCGATTGACGCCTCGCGAGGGAGCCACGGTCGTGGCAACTGCCGGAGAAGATCCGCTCGTCACCGCCTGGCGATACGGCGAGGGCCGCAGTGTTGCCTTCGCATCCGACTGCGGCCCACACTGGGCTCCACCCCCATTCGTCGAATGGGAAGGCTACGCCACACTCTGGCAAAACATCGCCGACTGGACCGCCCGGGACTGAGAAACGAGCTGTCAGTCTTCAGTCGTCAGTAGCCTGTCGTCAGAATCTACCGTGCGCAAATCGAGCCGTCGTGTCAGCCACGGCGGCTCGATCCCCATTCGCCAACCACTTTCAACTGACGACTGGCTACTAGCTACTGTCGACCAGCTACTGCCTGCTAAACCCGCGGATCTCTCGGCCAAACGGCGTCTTGCACGTCCGGGGCGGCAAAATCGCGCCCGATCGCGAGTTGAATATCGTGCCGATTCGACCGCGTGCGCGGCATTCCATCGATGCGCGAATGCTCAGGATGTTCCAGCGACGCTTTCGGACCCGGCAGTTCCGGCAATTCGAGCCGCTGTACGAGACGGCCCGCCCCAACCTGGAACGCCAGATTCGCGGCCGCAAAACCAACTGTCAAGAACCCAACTATCGACAACGTTTCCATCGATATCTCCATTACCGAGACACCGATGTCTCCCAAACCAATACGGACGCGTCGTGGTCCGCTACTACAGTACCGCAAAATGCTATCAATATCATTAAATGCTGATTATTCGATATCGCAACT contains these protein-coding regions:
- a CDS encoding site-specific integrase produces the protein MSLVLDRNLRAVDPPPPSNGVVTIQAAVEMFFGDMRLAPRSKKTYRHGLDKFLRHIEQHEGIDPKTAPVSVLASEHVTSFATLIVPSDIRTPEEVSRMRTAQNNLSAVRKFCAYISAYDLHPNLATDRLRVRIAALMPRFTPPPPDVRISDLERIVEHVKNTHPAEKPHLELRRLKVRAMILFLFRTGVRVSELCALRRRDIDLVNGTANVYRAKGGKSRTVHFDAETAQAVTAYWQYREDDIRGSGGLPAFSGRDKVGEPGSAISPRTVEHIVAQLCRELGIESDVTPHSFRHGLATEMVRRRVRESTVQTILGHASPQTTRIYVHKTAMDVADEYQDAFGQYRPPS
- a CDS encoding sugar phosphate isomerase/epimerase: MQVAIQLYTVRDKTASDMIGTIAKLGAIGYRAVEFAGYGNSEPAAIREALDKAGIAGVAAHVPLARIDGEFDTVVKEMHTIGAKHLIIPWLAPEQRTRAGFDHVIDTLNKRAPEARDAGLRLGYHNHDFEFIKDEDGIFPFDRIANSTDPSLVSLEIDAGWVQYAGQDPVAVIEQYAARVPLIHAKEEQVDGVEDLPAPGSGPMPWKAIVAAGNAAGTEYLIAEDDRPLDSMKTARLAFENLTKLVS
- a CDS encoding aquaporin gives rise to the protein MSENIAQKLIVEALGAFALCFFSIGAVVLTQGQDIVAIGIATGLAIGVMVAAAGHISGGHYNPAVTAGMLVTKRIGVAEGVAYIVAQMVGAVLGAGAITLAYLDVDRNRVNLGLPTVGTSIVADPAVDLTASNALAMEAILTFFLVLVIFGTAVDKRSIGRWVAPLAIGITIAIGNMAGVAASGAAMNPIRWFGPAVIQQDWANAWVWIVGPVLGGLVAAVLYDFFLMDKSPEPAAAGPAKRSQVVEVDETEVVAVSETSAPAPRRRSRRKR
- a CDS encoding glutamine amidotransferase, encoding MPDRTVLIAGESWIMHTIHQKGFDSFTTTAYGEGHQWLSAALTAGGWNVTHLPNHLANEKFPATVADMAAYDLIILSDIGANTLLLHPDTFVKSAVLPNRLQELRDYVAIGGGLIMIGGYLTFQGIEAKGNYAGSPIEAALPVTLQTSDDRVETPQGVKPIVIAPDHEIATGLPIEWPVLLGYNRLTPREGATVVATAGEDPLVTAWRYGEGRSVAFASDCGPHWAPPPFVEWEGYATLWQNIADWTARD